The Candidatus Omnitrophota bacterium DNA window GGAATTGAATCATGCGGCATGAGGTTATTCCCATTGGAAAAGACCTAACCATTTACCTCGGTTACTCGCCGCTTCCGTAGAAACATCAAAGTGTTTTGCAATAGGCTGAATACGATACATATTATGATCGAGATTTTGGTTGGCGATTTCGATGAATTCCTCTTTTGGCATCAACAACGCGGCGGCGAATTCGCTGGCTTCATTTTCTTCGATGCCATATCCATAACGATGGTAAACGGAATCCGTATATTCACCAACAGAGTTCCATTTATCGTCATCAACCAGATAACCCATGTGGAGAAATAAATGGCCAAGTTCGTGCGCGACGGAAAAACGTTTTCTATTTTTATATGCGTTTTCATCTAAAATAATTTTAAAACCATTTCCATCTTTTTGGATTGATGCTTCGCATTCTAATTCCTCATTATCACGTTGTACTAGTTTACCTCCTAATTTTTGAACGACTGTTCTCACGTTTAAAGGAGTTTCAAGTTCAAAAACTTCTCTGATCTTATCAACTAGCCGATTAATATATTCGCGTCTAGCTCGATCCATGAATCGTCTCTCCCTTTCAGAATCTCATTGTCCATGATAATTCGTTCAGTTATACTATAGCATAATATTTTAGAGGGTATAATTTAATTTTATACTCTAATCATTATGAAAACACAGAAATATTTTTGATTTATCGAATCTCCTTTTAGAAATGACATTCATAAATCTATTATTATGAATAGGATAAGACATTATTTTTCGCCGCAAAACGCCGGTTTCACTCCCATCTCCTCCAAAATATTCCCCGCATGTTCTACGGCGTCGAGGACC harbors:
- a CDS encoding ImmA/IrrE family metallo-endopeptidase — protein: MDRARREYINRLVDKIREVFELETPLNVRTVVQKLGGKLVQRDNEELECEASIQKDGNGFKIILDENAYKNRKRFSVAHELGHLFLHMGYLVDDDKWNSVGEYTDSVYHRYGYGIEENEASEFAAALLMPKEEFIEIANQNLDHNMYRIQPIAKHFDVSTEAASNRGKWLGLFQWE